In Lycium barbarum isolate Lr01 chromosome 9, ASM1917538v2, whole genome shotgun sequence, the DNA window AATTGTCACATTAACACTGTAAAACTTCATCACCGCTCGTCATGGACTTGTCAATAAATATCGCTACTCCTATGAGACCAAACAAAGAGGCGAATTTAACATGAGTTCTGCAGGTTTAGGTGACATATTATATTCGGtatatatatgaaataaaaaaatatatacatagggCATGATTATATTCAATGTGAGGCTACAAGTTCCAGATAATGATTCGCCCGAATTCGTTTCTACTCATGAATGCTTTAATTAGAATGAAAGATTAGAGGTTGGTTGAGCAGTAAATCTACATCTTTAACCAAAAGTTCCGGGTTTGAGCCTTGTTGGATATAAAGTTATTTTTGGTGAAGTTCTCTTGACTTTCCAGCGCAATTCGAATTTAATTAGATCTCAAAATACGAATATCGGACACTAGtgacaaaaaagaaaagaaaagaccgGAGGTTCAATGAATACATGGTGAACTGAAAGATAGCTTTTAGAAAATATTGGCACTACGTGACAAACTTGCTGCCTTTGATATTCTTCATGTAACGTCATCGATTGGGATATATATACAACAGCTGTCTCAATAGTAATTCTGGTCATATATCACAGTCCTCCAAGGTGCGCAGTGGAGGTTACATTCAGTGATTGAATCAGAAATTCTAATAagagattttttattttatttttttataaaatatcatgtacacctgatttttttttttttgttatgttaAAGAAATTCAATTATTTTTGTGCGTAAGAAGCCTGTTTTTACTCTATTTACCATATTAAAGTTGATCTCTCTTTATTGTATACAATTCCGCCACTTATTACATTTCTTGTTCGTGGTGAATTGATATTGATAAAATTTGTTGTGTGACGGAGAGATATGGGCATATGACCAACATGTTTTTCGAGTAATAATGATGCAAGAGTCCTCTTAAGCGGCGGCTTGTATTGAATTGTTTATTTTAGTGGTAAATTGTATTGAATTTTTGTGTACTACAGTCTACAGATCTCTCCTTTGTCGATTCATCACGTTTTGAGTCTAGTACCACCTTATCCATAGAAAAAAGAATTACTCttagtagatttttttttaaccTATCTTCGAGACCATATTGCTTTATCCTTAGTCGAGAGTATATTGAAAATAGtttctctacctcccaaggtaaggGATGaagtctgcatacactctacccttcccagattcgacttgtgagattacactgggtatgatTGTCATTGCGTTGTTGATCAAGATCAATATAAAATTATAGTCTAAAGTTGAGGTAAATTTACGTTTTCGTTGTTGATCAAGATCAATATAAAATTATAGTCTAAAGTTGAGGTAAATTTACGTTTTCATTTAACGTAGAATCTGAAATACGTGAAGTCCACCCATTTCACGCTAAAGTTTcattaataacaataataaaagATAAAACGAATTTGCTAACGACAAGAATACGAATGGAAGGAGCAAATTAAGATAAATGCTTATTTACACCAAGTTTCACCCATTGGCACAATTATTGGAACAATAATTGGAGTAAAAATCATATTATATTGTGTTTCTTATCTTAGTGTTACTGTCTCTCGAGTCTTGTTAGGTAAGTAGGGACTTCTAATATATTCCATAGATTAGATAGTACCTAGATGTTGACTTATAAAGTATAGCTTTGTTTGGTTATTAGATTACATGGTTTTTAAGATAGCTATATTTCAAACTTATGATCTCTAAGCATTATGCTGATTTATTAGCAAGCTATTTGTGACTTTTTAATAGATAAATCAATGAGCGCTCAAGCATATTCCATGTCCACATATGCTCATTTATACCGTACAAATTAGAAAACTGAATTCTTTTTTCGTTTCCATTTCTTCATTTATACCAACAAATAAACAGTTGGACTTTTTCAAATCTTTCAAAAAGTTGAAAAATAATTTGTCGAGGTGGCATTTGTTTGTAATTTGAGTTCGCAAATTGATACTTTGAGGTTTGGGAAAAAGAATTACTTGTTTGGATATCCCTTACAGAAAACATTAAAACTTTGCTTTTCACTTTTGAAAGGGGAAGTTTCGCATATACTGCCTATTCCTCTAGTTTACCACCGCTGTAAcccaatttatacatatttacaaTAAAAATAGCCCAAAACATCAGATTACTTGCCAAAAACATCTCCTTAAACGTGAGAAAATCAATTTATCAATTTAAAGGTTTGTTTTTTCAGAGCGTAAAGTGGAAAGACTAGAAAAGAGAAAAATCAATTTCGCAAGTTCCAACAATCAACACAATTGTCTAGTCAACTGTCACCCTTGAACAATATGAACATATCATTACGTCACATTATTACTATTCCACAACTAGTAATTTGATTGACATTTTATTTATGTATCATGGATAATTTTATTATTGTTGAAAAAATAAACCAGATTAAATCTTATTAATCTTTCTCTAAACATGAATAGAAATTaaaaaaccaaaataaaaataaaaatagtactACTTAATTGACTattatgaaataaaatgaaaataagaAGTCTCAAATGACTAGATTAAAATTAAACTATGATAAATCATCTTGTTACATATATATTAGAATGTATAAAAAGTGTATATACACTTTTATACGTTATTATACATTGCATATACATTCTTGTACACTACTATACATTATATACACATTACATACGGTATGAATAATGTATATGTTCTGTATAATTATATAAATAgtgtataactatgtataaacaATGTATCTATATGCCCCTATGCATAAACAATGTATCCATATACACAAAATCAAAGGTGAATCAGGGGCAAAAAGAAATTCAAATCTAATTAATTAATTTGACAGTCAGTAAGATAATAACGACGAAATCAAAACTAACTTCATCTAAAAGTATATATAGAATTCAAAACAAAAATTGAATATATCTGAAATATTCTGAAAGTgcaagaagtaaaaaaaaaaaatgttcatgAAATATTACAGATATAGAGATGAATTAGAGtaaaaaatattttactttttaAAGTTgcatttctgaaagctttatttCCAGCCAAGCAAATTTCTGCTTGATTTCTATGTGTGGCATGTAATAGGGCCCCGCTCCCTCTGTCTTTGCAATTTAGTTAAGAGTAATTAACTGGAGTACTGTATTACTCCATTTTGCAAAAGGTACAAAACAGAACTGGGAACGAAAGGAGCACGTGGGAAAGAGAAAAACGAAAGTGGGAACTAAAGTTTTGGCTTAAAATGAGTCACAAGGTAATAAAGTGATAGTGTGGCTAAAAATAGTAAACTAGATGGGCGAAGCGCATCTAGGCGTAATTATCTCCTTTAGAAATGTGAGCACTTATAcgcttaggggtcgtttggtaggaggatGAGTTATCCCATGTAGATGGGATTGGGTGGGATAAGACTAATCCCACCTTATCCCACCTTTTATTCCATCTATATGAGATTGGATGGGATATCAAAAAAGTTATCCCACCAACCAAATATAGGATTAATTTCAATCTCTTGGATTAATAATTCAGCCCATCCTatccctcctaccaaacgaccccttagagcttgtttggatgggcttataagcataagtcataacttatgattttttgatttatttttgttattttggccTAAAaacacttttattttattttattcaaacactacaaaagtgcttaaaaacacctaaaataagccaatacaaacaggctcttaattattactttcatttaaaACCTTTGCCTCTATTCTTCCCTTTTTGTTAAATTCATGACAATTTTTGATTGGCGAAGGATTACTAACCTCGTCTTGTGTAGCCCTCTTAAACTTTTTTCTTTGTGAGTACGTACCCGTAGGtattttttcttccattttctgACGacttctttttctttcattttacttATCATTTTTATGGGATTCACTAATAAACGGATTGACAAACATAATTGGAAAATGTTGAACACGGATAATTATTAGCCCACAATTTCTGTGAGTCCCCTTGAAGACCAAGAATGTGATTAATGAAAAAATAGTTAATTTCATACGCACTACAAAAGCATAAAATAGGTAATTAATTTCCAAGACAAAATTGACATGCACAAGTTAATCATTCAActataaaagatatatatgttTTTTCGTGAAATATGAAAGACATTCATATTAGTCTACCAAGTTCCGATTAAGTTGAACAAAAATCATAAAAGTCAAATAGAAAATGTATTTCATGAATTAGTTGTTAGTACTAGTGTGATACTAATCAAAGTTTACATAATAGAGAAAATGAGGAGCACGCAAGCTCACTGCCTCATGGCTAGTCCAACTTGGGCTGCGGGAATGTTCCAACTAAAGTTGCTACTAATTTTGACTATTATTATAtatagtaaaattttcacaaaaagCTATCTTTTAGCTCCGTCTAACaatttataaatacatgttctaCATTTATAATTTGTAGCTGGAGGAcctatatttagctagtagacgcgtcgacttaaatataggataaatataacggaaatacacacgctgagaaaactgaaagtgctatatttatggaaacaaaatctattccaatttaaattaaaatcagtttttaatgttccctgattcacgtaaatatcctcccattccatatctgatctcatagctcattcaaacagctaacaaattcaaaaaaatttgaattaaaaaagtacattcatatttttaaccaaaaaaaaaaaaggttcaaaaactagttcatcaaaaaactttgaaaaataacaatatcaaaccagtgaacagaGCTCGTTTTAAAcaacgaatatatatttgaattcatctgttgaaatatcgaattcaagttgagttcataattgaagtaacaacgttttcactgcaacttttttatttttttgatttttctgaaatttcgaaaaatatagtcaaaatatatgaaaaatatatcttaaatatagtcaacagaaactagaataagtaatattgaacataatagtcaaaatacaattaaaatatatccaaaatatagtcataattgagttcataattgaggtaacaatgTTTTcactgcaattttttttttctgattttttttctaaatataatcaaaatatatgaaaaatatatctgaaatatagtcaacagaaaccagaataagtaatattgaacatgataatcaaaatacaattaaaatatagccaaaatatatatgaaaaacaactattaaaatatcaatccaaaacattaggaattgaaaattcgggttctATACCTCTAGTCCTCATCGGAGTAGAAGCTTTCTTATCCATTTCACTTAAATCTAACaaaaaacaaccaagaacaaacaGTGATAATCAATTATTTAGAGTTGCAATGCTGATTcaaatggaaaaagaaaaaaaaacgaaaatataggttaaatacacgttgaaacgtaaaaatcagtatagaatcttactttttttgggaattagatttgaattatgagtgaaattaatgagtagttaattagagataaacaaggaagttgaactattgtaaaactgatttgaaattggaggaaattaaggGATGTTGAGCataatggcgtgtatttagggggataggagagagggacattttttttttgggattaaATTTAGGAGTgtgggaagttatcagatgagtggtaaaaaagtgatagctataggaagtaaatatgttatattttagctactaaatataattattataaagtttagttatgttccataaataggtaataatgtaagctatgccaagtaaattttacttatatatttatatgtttaaGTGAACCATTTGGAGTTCGATTTTAATTCTCTTAAGCacatattgattttttttttttaactatattTTAACTTGTTACAATAGGTTCTCAACTTATATTTTCAGCATAATAATCAAGATTTCTGTGGATATTTACGTGTAATTATCTTTTAGGCACCCAAATAATTTGTAACGATTCGTATACATTATCAAAAAATGTAGTGGTAAATTTTAAGTTATCATTAATATAGTAAATTGTTTTACACTATCGCTGCAATCTAATTGATTATATATAGCATGTTATTGCTCAATTCTTCAAGTTACCCTTGATATATATAACTACTTATGTAGGTCAATTTAATTTGCTAATGTAAAAGCTTTTAATATTGTGAGCACGGGACATAAACTCAAAATTAAATTgttaaaaagcatgaaaagtcAAATTGGGAGCAAATTGTTGAAACTAGTCACTCTTATGATCCTAGTCAAAGTGCAAGACCAAATGGGATTCTTCCAAATGTTTGGCAGTACTAAAATTCATTAAAATACTACATTGGCCAACCAAAGAATGACCAAAGAAATATTACTATATGACTCATTGCATGCCTTCTTTGAATCTCAAACTAATGAATCACTCCAACTAAAtccaaatttcaaatacactttcctttttcttGTACAAATGCAATGAATTGATTAGAAGAGCTAAAGGATCAAAGACAAAATAAGAGAGGAATATCAAATAAAGGGAAGCAGAACGAAAATTAAATCAAGAACAACAGCAAGAAAATAGATTATTATGGCTTGTTTTTTTCCATATAATAGCAGAAACTTGGATACAAGTTTCTTCATATTCAGGCCAACAATAGTGATTGTGGATGATCTTGTGGAAGCTCTCAAGCATTTCTCTCTTTCTACTGAAAGTCTTGGATGTGTTCATAGTGCCATTTTTAGAAGCATTCATGGAAATATGGTATGTGTGCAGTTCCTCAACATTGTTCCTTTTTAATTTCTATTACCTTGTTGGCTTTAGGTCATTTGTAATTTAAGTAGACAATCACCCTATTGAGTTGCATTTGTTTAATAGTTTTACTCAAATTGTTTTTCAAgattcgggaaaatttgaaagaAGGTGGTAACTATCTTCTACGGTTAGGGATAATTGGCGTATTCCAATAAGTGAGGGAATCCTTGGCTCTATCGAGCATACACGGAGTTGGAATCAGCCCTTTTTGTTTGTGTTGGTGTTCAATATGACCGATAAAAGACTCGACCTGTTAGATATCTTTTCTACTTTGACCAATATGAGTTCACCTGGTACTAGCAGCTTTATCGAAGAGTTTCTCATCTTAGTAGGAGCTTTCCAAAGGAATAGCTTAGTAGCCACATTAGTAGTGCTTGGGATGACTTTAGGCGCGACTTATACCATTTGGTTATATAATCGTGCGGTTAAAAATAttcaaaatttgaaaagaaatCGTAATTTTATTCCACCTTGTTTTCGATAATGCTTCGAGATGAATCAGGGTGCTTACATCGTTTTTCGTTCAGAGAGTTTTTTCGAGATACATTGGAAGAGCAGTGACGAAGACAGAAATATTAAAAGGGAAttcaaaaaaaaagggggaaaaaaataTATCATGCCTTTAGTAAAGGAACTCAAAAAGAGTGCAAGAATATTATGCCTTAAGTTCGAACCTATTACGACCTAAAGCAGTTTGTGAGCCACCTTTGCTACACTATAAATTTTCTTATGTCAAGAAGATTCAATGCTGTATATATACAGAAAAAAACTATTTTTGTTCTATTTAAACGGTATATTTATTTGACGAAGATTCAATTGCACCCCTTCTGCTCATGTAGCTAGATAGTTATATATGTGATATTCTTTTGTAGCTTAATAGTGATTTGGTTATTAATAGTGTATTTTTGCGAGTGCAGATGGTATGGTATGGAGCATGGATAAAGAGATCTAGTGAGAATAAGGACTCACTGGCTGCAGCTCTTGTAAGTTAAATTTTATAATTCCACAATGCTTCTTCTACTTCTTTTTCTTCTGCTTCTTCCTCTCTTCTCTTATTTTGATCCTTTGTCTCTTCCAAAGCGATTTGTACGAAAAAAGAGAGGACGAAATGGCCATTTGGAATTTAAATTTTGTTGGACTGATTGATTTGTAAATTTTCACCTGATGACGTGAGAATTTATAAAATGTCAACAAATGAGTTAAGCATACATATTACATTATGTTTCTTTTATTGAGTGACTGAGAATCTGTTGATGCTATATATGCTTGTTACATTGCTCATGTTCTTTCATCAGGTGTCAATGTTAACAAATGAGTTAAAGCATGGAAATCATAATGAAATTGTCTGTGCACAATACTTAAACTCAAAcatgaaacgtttcttttcaaatATGAATTACTTACCTTCTTGTTATTCTTTTCAACATTTATGCCAATCAAACAAAAGACGAAAGTTTCTTtaactttctttcctttctttcattCACCAGTTTCAATCAAAGGGTATTACTAATGTTCCTCCATTTTTCATTTGATCAGCTCTCAATGTTAACAGGTGTATCAAGCATGGCAATCCTATTGGAACATGGCTTCTTTGATGCATACGCTGGAGAATCAAAGGATCATTCACCTGCCGCAAAATTCTACACAGGGGACATAGTTTCCATGAACTCTGCCTCTTTTTCCCATCGCGACATGCCACTTGAAGACTTTACATACGCGTGCTTAGCCATTTTCAAGGACCGGTTCCACAAGATGGATGGTGCGGTTTCTGGAGTTTGCTTAAAGTGTCAACAACTACCTAAAGTTGCTGCCGTTTTCGTGTGGAAATCCTTGCAATGCTGCTACAATTACATCCTGAATCAAGATTCTAGGAGTGTTCTTCCTTACTTTGATGGCTTTTCACTTGATTTGAAGTATGATGTCTTTAGGGTTGTTTATGTTAGTGGTGATAATGCCTTAAACTTTCATCTTTTGCCTCCACATAAGATGTTGGAGGGAAAAGAAGGGCTGCATAATGTTACTCATTAGAGGAAAAGGTTCATTCTAGTAATTATAGTATGGGCATGGGCATGCCTTCAATTTTGATATGTAATTGATAAGTATATCATGATATGATTAATGCAGTGAGGAAAATGTAATGTTGCTCCTCATTAGTGGAAGAATTCATagttaggagccgtttggacaagATTTGAAACAATGGTTTCAAACCACgatttgaaaccatgtttgggcatgtaatttggatatcttaagttgtattttctattatagacataaaaaccccacgagttgtgaaaactatcaaaacattctcaattcttatacaatcttaccaaatgagcaagttatCAGAGGCGGATCCAAGAATTTGAGATTCCGGGTGCCACACTTTTGGGCTTCGATTTGGTCCATTTTGGGCTTCGATTCTGGTTATTCAGCCTTACAGTTTATATAGACCGACCGATTATCacactattttggcctttgactTGATTTATTTTGAGCTTTGGTTCGAGTTATTCATCTTAgctacaagtatttctattgttaCAAGTTTTAACTCGTGGAAAGGCAGAAGCGTCGGCTTTCTCGATGCATTCCATAGCTCAGCTCCGCAAACAAGGGAATGACCCAATGCATCAATTGACTTAAACGAGTTGGGGAACGAAGCATCTTCCGTCCGTTTATATAGACAAACCGATTGTCACACTATTTTGGATTTCAACTTGATTTATTTTTTCTACTGTCGTAATTCGGGTTATTCATCTTTTCGATTTATATAGACATCTATTAAACGAAATAATTTAATAATTATGATAATTTTAAACAGAGCATAAAAATTCAATAGTATTACTAATATCAACAAAAATATATTATTCATTTATAATTGAGAGTTATGTTTTGAAGCTATCATCTAACTCAAGACTAATCAATTAGAACTAGAACTCAACTTAGATGCACATTTAGatatcaaaataaaaaatgaataaacACTATGAACTATAAAGAGAAGCAAGgatttataaaattttaaaaagtcaatGTGACTCATTAGGGGGGAAAAAAACCATCAGcaagtaaataaaaagaaaagaagaaacaaggaaaataaagtaaagaagaagcaaaatagaaaaagaaaataagaaaaaaggaGAACGAATCTTCTGTAAGCTTCTTAGAAAAGAGAAGTCTTTAAAAGAATTGGTGCAAGTTAGACTCAATCTCAGGTGT includes these proteins:
- the LOC132609152 gene encoding uncharacterized protein LOC132609152; this translates as MACFFPYNSRNLDTSFFIFRPTIVIVDDLVEALKHFSLSTESLGCVHSAIFRSIHGNMMVWYGAWIKRSSENKDSLAAALLSMLTGVSSMAILLEHGFFDAYAGESKDHSPAAKFYTGDIVSMNSASFSHRDMPLEDFTYACLAIFKDRFHKMDGAVSGVCLKCQQLPKVAAVFVWKSLQCCYNYILNQDSRSVLPYFDGFSLDLKYDVFRVVYVSGDNALNFHLLPPHKMLEGKEGLHNVTH